One genomic region from Anguilla rostrata isolate EN2019 chromosome 2, ASM1855537v3, whole genome shotgun sequence encodes:
- the pin1 gene encoding peptidyl-prolyl cis-trans isomerase NIMA-interacting 1: protein MADDEKLPSGWEKRMSRSSGRVYYFNHITNASQWERPSGAGDGKGEPEKVRCSHLLVKHNQSRRPSSWREENITRSKEEALEMIQQYIEKIKSGEEEFESLASQFSDCSSARNGGDLGTFGRGQMQKPFEDASFALKVGDMSGPVFTDSGVHVILRTG, encoded by the exons ATGGCAGACGACGAGAAATTACCATCGGGCTGGGAAAAGCGGATGAGCCGCAGTTCAG GTCGGGTGTACTACTTTAATCACATCACCAACGCCAGCCAATGGGAGCGGCCGAGCGGGGCGGGGGATGGGAAGGGTGAGCCGGAGAAGGTGCGCTGTTCCCACCTGCTGGTCAAACACAACCAGTCCCGCCGGCCCTCGTCCTGGAGGGAGGAGAACATCACCAGGAGCAAGGAGGAGGCTCTGGAGATGATACAGC AGTACATAGAGAAGATCAAGTCTGGTGAAGAGGAGTTTGAGAGCCTGGCCTCCCAGTTCAGTGACTGCAGCTCTGCTAGAAATGGAGGTGACCTGGGCACATTCGGCAGAG GTCAAATGCAGAAGCCGTTTGAGGACGCCTCCTTCGCTCTCAAAGTCGGGGACATGAGCGGCCCGGTGTTCACCGACTCTGGAGTCCACGTTATCCTGCGCACGGGATGA